In Candida dubliniensis CD36 chromosome 6, complete sequence, the following are encoded in one genomic region:
- a CDS encoding NADPH-dependent 1-acyldihydroxyacetone phosphate reductase, putative (Similar to S. cerevisiae AYR1;~In S. cerevisiae: NADPH-dependent 1-acyl dihydroxyacetone phosphate reductase found in lipid particles, ER, and mitochondrial outer membrane; involved in phosphatidic acid biosynthesis; required for spore germination; capable of metabolizing steroid hormones), which yields MPPKYALITGASSGIGYNLAIELSKKGYKVIGCSPQSVLFGQKPLEQEYGVISLPLDVTNIDNIKNVLKKVEEITGGRLDVLYNNAGISISGPAIEIDEEELNKVFQVNVIGQINMTKYFAPLVINAQGTILFTSSVAARVPLSWVSAYNATKAAIDAYALTLHGEMAPFGVRVHSVITGGVDTAICDANIKTTLGDSFYDVDGVYESIRSSAMMSRDLNISPQQYAKEVVKDIVSWCDPGFNLYHGARSYFLHWVSRFLPLWLVEFGVQVHFKQRRVLQTIAKLIRLKKSEEKKNV from the coding sequence ATGCCACCTAAATACGCTTTAATCACCGGTGCTTCTTCTGGTATTGGATATAATCTTGCCATTGAATTATCGAAAAAAGGTTACAAAGTCATTGGATGTTCCCCACAACTGGTTTTATTTGGCCAAAAGCCATTAGAACAAGAATATGGTGTCATATCCCTTCCATTAGACGTCACAAACATTGATAATATCAAGAATGTTCTTAAAAAAGTGGAAGAAATAACCGGAGGAAGATTAGATGTATTGTATAATAATGCTGGTATATCTATTTCAGGTCCAGCAATTGAGATTGACGAggaagaattgaataaagtTTTCCAAGTCAATGTAATTGGTCAAATCAATATGACAAAATATTTTGCTCCTTTGGTTATCAATGCCCAAGGAACAATTCTTTTTACAAGTTCTGTTGCAGCAAGAGTTCCTTTGAGTTGGGTGAGTGCATACAATGCAACTAAAGCAGCTATTGATGCTTATGCTTTGACTTTGCATGGTGAAATGGCCCCATTTGGTGTAAGGGTACACAGTGTAATAACAGGTGGTGTGGATACTGCTATCTGCGATGCCAATATCAAAACAACATTGGGTGATTCGTTTTATGATGTTGATGGTGTTTATGAATCAATCAGAAGTTCAGCAATGATGAGTCGTGATTTAAATATATCACCCCAACAATATGCTAAAGAAGTTGTCAAAGATATTGTCTCTTGGTGTGATCCTGGATTCAATTTATACCATGGAGCCAGATCTTATTTCTTGCATTGGGTTAGTCGTTTCTTGCCCTTATGGCTTGTTGAGTTTGGTGTTCAAGTTCATTTCAAACAACGCAGAGTATTACAAACAATTGCAAAGTTGATCAGACTCAAAAAATCCgaggaaaagaagaatGTATAA
- a CDS encoding ribonuclease H, putative (Similar to S. pombe RNH1;~In S. cerevisiae: ribonuclease H1, removes RNA primers during Okazaki fragment synthesis; degrades RNA attached to the 5'-end of a DNA strand), producing MPYYAVAKGSKTGVYSNWGDCKEQVHGYSGASYKKFSTAAEANAFVSSGGKSGSSSSHSSGGRSSGGGSGSSYSSGGYSGGYSGGSSNRSSSSTTNRVYVDGAARGNGQTSKAPSGYGVYYGPNDSRNAAVPLDRVDKNTSYKPTNQRAELHGVKHALKNIHNDLQSGKATGRTEIHSDSKYAIQSINEWSSNWAKNGWKNSKGEPVANKDLIQETVALKNNINKTYQDKNWGNLKFVHVKGHAGDPGNEAADRLANQGADQYGKN from the coding sequence ATGCCATATTACGCTGTTGCTAAAGGCTCGAAAACGGGTGTATACAGTAATTGGGGTGATTGTAAAGAACAAGTCCACGGTTATAGTGGCGCATCTTATAAGAAATTCAGTACTGCAGCAGAGGCTAATGCATTCGTGTCAAGTGGTGGCAAATCAGGATCAAGTTCATCTCATAGTTCTGGAGGTAGATCATCAGGTGGAGGTTCTGGTTCTAGTTACTCGTCTGGTGGTTATTCTGGTGGCTATTCTGGTGGTAGCTCAAATCGTTCATCATCGTCAACTACTAATCGTGTTTATGTTGATGGTGCTGCAAGAGGTAATGGACAAACTAGCAAGGCCCCATCAGGATATGGGGTCTATTATGGTCCCAATGATTCAAGAAATGCAGCTGTTCCCTTGGACAGAGTAGATAAAAACACGTCCTACAAACCTACAAATCAGCGTGCTGAATTACATGGTGTAAAACATGCATTGAAGAACATTCATAATGATTTACAACTGGGTAAAGCTACTGGGAGAACTGAAATCCATAGTGATTCGAAATATGCCATCCAAAGTATTAATGAATGGTCTAGTAATTGGGCAAAAAATGGTTGGAAAAATTCCAAGGGAGAACCAGTTGCCAATAAAGATTTGATTCAAGAAACAGTTGCCTTAAAAAACAACATTAACAAAACTTATCAAGACAAAAACTGGgggaatttgaaatttgttcATGTAAAGGGTCATGCTGGTGATCCTGGTAACGAAGCTGCCGATAGATTGGCTAACCAAGGAGCTGATCAATACGGTAAGAATTAA
- a CDS encoding histone deacetylase complex subunit, putative (Similar to S. cerevisiae CTI6;~In S. cerevisiae: protein that relieves transcriptional repression by binding to the Cyc8p-Tup1p corepressor and recruiting the SAGA complex to the repressed promoter): MSRKSGRRGYNSDTTTSSHRGGGGGGRERQEEDIVDLEEEEEEEEEEELIEDGEEDEITRCICGQDELTNDSINPELSTFLKKTYKIEIDQGLFIQCEKCSVWQHGYCVGLFESQDVPDEYWCESCKPEFHILVNNDGYSKRTLYKPVNDKRKKLEQMTFKNNETSHNSTRRRGVKNERNVPQQEIMSNTKDKRKERRHHHHHHNIDEDDDEYNEQLKRALRESARESGVKLSESESNEKGNGNSVKREDNKSDGNNSSGRESSRGNGSGSRKRETSRRDDDSNDSKRLKVERLDHPSGSELNENSEQELMSGSEESRSRRRGGATSKTARQKKKKSTPPRSSANNNNKKQDDSSNETNSLGPTKEELIQQPSKPRYVNDKSSIFELRKRTIAILEWLGRSQVELQEEKQQKLELFSFISDDDEKEGSTNSKENVNSNADTLALKETFDENLLLMEQLTERILAWQDTFGKYAV; this comes from the coding sequence atgtCACGTAAATCAGGAAGAAGAGGATATAATTCAGATACTACTACTTCCAGCCATCGGGGAGGTGGAGGTGGAGGAAGAGAACgacaagaagaagatattgttgatttggaagaagaagaggaagaggaagaagaagaagaattgattgaagaCGGAGAAGAAGATGAGATCACTCGTTGTATTTGTGGACAAGATGAATTAACCAACGATTCCATTAATCCTGAATTATCGacttttttgaaaaaaacatacaaaatagaaatagaTCAAGGTTTGTTTATTCAATGTGAAAAATGCTCGGTTTGGCAACACGGGTATTGTGTGGGATTATTTGAGAGCCAAGACGTACCCGATGAATATTGGTGTGAGTCATGTAAACCAGAGTTTCATATCCTTGTGAATAACGATGGATATTCCAAAAGAACCTTGTATAAACCAGTTAACGATAAAAGGAAGAAACTTGAGCAAATGACTTTTAAGAACAATGAAACAAGCCACAACAGTACGAGGAGAAGAGGAGTTAAAAATGAACGGAACGTACCACAACAGGAAATAATGTCAAATACTAAAGATAAACGCAAGGAGCGAAGacaccatcaccaccaccataaTATTGATGAGGATGATGACGAATACAATGAGCAATTGAAAAGAGCATTGAGAGAAAGTGCCCGAGAATCAGGAGTCAAATTAAGTGAATCAGAGTCAAATGAAAAAGGTAATGGGAATTCGGTTAAGAGGGAAGATAACAAAAGTGATGGGAATAACAGTAGTGGCAGAGAAAGTTCAAGAGGTAATGGATCAGGATCAAGGAAAAGAGAAACTAGTCGGAGAGATGATGATAGTAATGACTCAAAACGTCTTAAAGTTGAGCGATTAGATCATCCTAGTGGTTcagaattgaatgaaaattCAGAGCAAGAACTTATGTCTGGAAGTGAAGAATCaagaagtagaagaagaggTGGTGCTACTTCAAAAACTGCCAggcagaagaagaagaagagtaCACCACCAAGACTGTCAGCgaacaataataacaaaaaacaagatGATTCATCTAATGAAACCAATTCATTGGGACCAactaaagaagaattgattcAACAACCATCAAAACCTCGTTATGtaaatgataaatcttCGATTTTTGAATTACGGAAAAGAACAATAGCAATATTAGAATGGCTTGGACGATCTCAAGTAGAActtcaagaagaaaaacaacaaaaactagaattattttcatttattagtgatgatgatgagaaAGAAGGGTCAACAAATTCCAAAGAAAACGTTAATTCTAATGCTGATACTCTTGCATTAAAAGAAACATTTGATGAGAATTTGCTACTAATGGAACAACTTACAGAACGAATTTTAGCATGGCAAGATACATTTGGTAAATATGCtgtttga